CTGTCAGTGTGGGAAAGGCGGTTGTCAAATAGTATGACTACTCGATTTATCCAGCTTGCCGTTGCAATTCTGATCCTGGTGGCAGGTGGAGAGTTGACCGGGGGAACCAAATCGACCGGCGTTACGGATAGCTGCTGCGTAGGACCTATCCGAGGTAACGTCGACAACGATCAGGATGACCTTATCGACATCACAGACGTAGTATATCTAGTGGACTATATGTTCCAAGGGGGTCCTGCGCCCCTGTGTTTGAAAGAGGCAGACATTGACGGCAGCACCACTCTTGATCCATCCGGTGAGACTCCTGAAATCGCTATCGGCGATCTTATTCACCTGGTCGACTTCTTGTTCGCCGGGGGGCGCCTGCCGGTTCCTTGTTCCCCTGCGGACCAGTGGGAGAATATCTATGGTGGCGTGGGTACCGAGATAGCTTATTCCGTTGCAGCAACCTCTGACGGCGGCTACATCGTGGCTGGATCGGTTTGGGCAAACGGCGCAGATATATACCTAATCAGGACCGATGCCTGGGGTGACACCCTTTGGACCAGAACCTTCGGTACGCCTTTAGACGACGAAGCCTACTATGTTGCCGTCACCCCGGATGGCGGCTTTATCCTCACCGGGAATTCAGGGAACTCTAATCAGGCCGATCAAGACGTTTATGTAGTCAAGATCAGTGCGGTTGGAGATTTGGTATGGGAAAGGCGGTTTGGCGAGCCTGGCTGGAGCTGCGGATACTCGGTCGTACCCGTTAGCGGCGGCGGATACTTGGTGGCCGGGGCTCTTTTTGATTCATCACAGCATTACCGGGCCAGCCTCATCCGACTGAACGAGTCCGGCGATTCGCTGTGGAGCAGAAGGCACAGTGCCGGAGACCTTTCGACCAGTGCACGATCGATGGCGAAAACACCGGACGGCGGATATATCTTGACCGGATGGCAGGAGCCGCACCAGATTTGGCTTCTCAAGACCGATTCCCTCGGCCACGGCCTGTGGTCCCGGACCTACGAAGGTGGTCACATCGGCAGTTCAGTGATTCCCACCGCGGACGGCGGTTACATAGTGACAGGTACTTCGGATTACCCTTGGGATGATCTTTACGTTCTCAAGACTGATTCTCTCGGGGAGCCTATCTGGTCAAGAGAATTTGGAGAGAATGCCCCGGCTGATTTTGGCAGATCGGTTTTGCAGGCTGATGACGGAAATTACGTTATTGCCGGAATGCTGGACCAGTATTTCGAAGGTGGTGAAAACGTTTGTCTCATCAAGCTCGATTCTATGGGCAACGACGTCTGGATTCGGACCTACGGCGGGAGCGATCAGGACCGCGGTACCTCGGTAGCCAAGACGGGCGACGGCGGCTACATCATCACCGGAATCAAAGATGACGTCACAGACAGCGCGACGGGTTGGGATGTCTACTTGATCAAAACCGACGCTGAGGGTTTCTCGCAGTAGCTGTTGAAACCAGAAAGGCGGTTGTCGAATAGTATGACTACTCGATTTGTCCAGATTGCCGTTGCAATTCTGATCCTGCTGACAGGTGCAGAGTTGACCGGGGGAACCAAATCGCACCGTGGACCCAGTAGTTGTTCGATGGGAGATATTAGAGGTAATATCGACTATGACCTGTCCGATCTTGTCGACATCGCAGACCTGGTGTATCTGATCGACTGGATGTTTCATGGTGCTCCCGAACCGATCTGTTTGTATGAAGCAAACGTCGACGGAAGCTGCTGTACCGATCCGCCGGGCGAGAGTACCACTGATATTAATATAACCGACCTTGTCTACCTGGTGGATTTCCTGTTTACCGATGGACCCCCACCGGCGCCAAGCCCGACCACTGAGCGATGGGAGAAAACGTATGGAGGACATGAACCGGACGACGCAATCTCGGTCGCCCAGGCGGATGATAGTGGCTATGCGACGATTGGGTCCACAAGCTCCTACGGGGCTGGGGACGGTGACGTCTACTTAGTCAGAACCGACGCTTGGGGGGACACAGTTTGGACGCAGACATACGGCGGATCGGGTTACGATCATGGTTCCGACATTGTTGCTTCGAGCGACGGCGGATGGGTCATTGCAGGTCACACCGCATCGATGACACCTCAGGGCTGGGACGCCTATGTGCTGAAAGTCGATAGTATCGGAAATCTTATCTGGCAAAAGAATTTTGGCGGAGAAGGACCTGCCTCGGATATGGCCTTGGAGGTTATCGTTACGCATGACGATGGGTACTTACTTGCAGCTACTGTCTCAACCCCGGAAGAGTGGTATGTGGGTTGCCTTTACAAACTGAACGCATCGGGCGATTCGGTCTGGGCAAAGACCTATCACAATCCTCGCGGAATAGTGGCATGGTGCGTGGTGGCCACACCCGATGGCGGCTATGCCTTGACTGGATCGCTCGCCGGCTGGAGCCCCATGTTCCTCCTAAAGACCGACTCGTTGGGCGATAGCATGTGGACACGCACCTACGAAAGTGGATTCTATGGTCGCGCTCTGACGACAACTGATGACGGCGGGTACATTCTGGTCGGAAAAACGAATGCGGACCACCATTACCGTGAGTACCTGTACGTGATCAAGACCAATGCCGTTGGAGATACTGTGTGGACCAGGTACTTTGGTTATGACGTCGACAGTTTTGGCACGGCTGTCGTGCAAGCGAACGACGGCGGATATGTAATCGGGGGCACTCTTTCCACCCCCTGGAGAAACCAGGATGCCTGTTTAATCAAGCTCGACACAGTGGGCAACACTGTCTGGAGCAGGGTGTATGGTGGCAATGGCCACGATTACGGCCAGGGGATGGTGGCCTGCTCGGACGGTGGTTACATTGTGGTGGGCCTGGCGGATTCGTTTCAATCCGGTGGTTCTTCCCTATACGACGTCTACCTAATCAAAACCGACGCCGAGGGGTACTCGCAGTAGCAGGGCGGGTCCGTCTTTGGAACCGCGCCGCGGCGTGAACCCGGCCGGTCAAGCCGGCTTCTTTGCAGGTCTGAGCACAAACCTGCCCAGCCAATAAAAGGCCCGGATGTCCGGGCCCATGTCCAATCAGTGATTTGAGATTCTGATGTTGAGTTACGATTCTGATCTGCAGATCAAGAGTGAAATCGATCGTTGTCGATTACGACGGTATGCAATTCTCCTGACAACCGATATTGACGCATCCGCAAGTCCACCCATATTGACTTCCGCACGCCTGCGGTGGATCATGTTGCTTGCATCTTCGATACATTTGCCAGCTCGGATTGCACGATAGATGCGGCCCGCAGAAATACTTATTTCCACAGGTCGAGTCGCAACCGTCACCACCGGCCTTCGCGGCACTCGGCATCAACAAGACGGACGCAATTCCAATGGCGAAGAACAGAATTGTCGTACATGTAATTGCTGTAATTGTCTTCATCTTCTCACCTCCTTCCATGGAAGTCTACTGATTGGACACAAAGAAGAACTTAGCCAGCTCGATATCGATATAACTTTCGTACCCGAACTGAATGCTGTGCACAAAGCCGCTGCCGTCGACGCCGATGATGGTCGGCCAGAAGCCCATAAAGTAGGTTTTTTGCCAATACTCACCCTGGTAGTAGGCCAGTTCGAAGCCTTCAAACAGCCCCTCGAACTCCGCCGGGGGTGGTCCCCGATCATCTCGCAGACAGACAATCACCTGCACTTCCGGTCTGACCTTATCGGCAAAGTTCTTTTTGAACGCCCGCAACAGCACTAAGCACGGTTCGCAATCGTAACTGACGAACAACAGCAGCGCCGGCCGACCGCCCAACAGTTGCTCGAAGTTGCCGGGCACTCCGTCACGGTCGACATAGTCCTCCAGGGGAAACAGATCGCCGTCGGTAAAAGTTACATATTGCTCGTCCAGTTCACTCTCGATCGGGCTTTGATCGAACAGCGGCCGGGTCTCGGCGTCTCGGTTCAGGATGGCGTTCCCGACCAACATTCCACCGACCACGGCGATAAAACCAAACACGGCGCCGAATAGCACCTTGACATAAATTGAACTTAGGAGGGGTTGGCTCACGTAGTTGTCTCCTTACAAAGTGTGTTTGCGCCAAACCTGCGGCGGAATGGTCAGTTGAGTTGACCGTGCCGTTATACTGCTTAACCTAATTGTCGCATAGTTCCCATTATGCACTTTCATTAAAGTCAAATTGGACCTGTTTGTCAAGTAATTTCTGGGTGGTTGCTGCAAGTACGACAAATGGACATACTTTGCGGCCTTTGAGTGACGTGTTTTCCATCACCCATCGACTTCGCTCGGGGCGACCCTGCGAGCCCCAGGTACCCCTCTCGAAACGGGAACAAGAACCCTTCGACTCCGCTCAGGGTGAGGTTACGAAGGCTCGAAGCGAGAGAGAGTGATTTGTCTCCGCAAGATGCTTGATATACGCTTGTGGCTACAACTCCATTTGTGGCAATAGCCCCATTTATGGCAACAGCCCCATTTATGGGTGGATAGCTGCACCCGGGTAAAAAGCAGCCCAGGCGAACCAGTATGCAACAAACGAACGCGACTGTGTCAACTGTTCCCCCGCTCGTGGACCCGAGATACCATAGCCGAAAACGTCCCAGGTGGTTCCCTCGTCGTCGATCATTATCGACGGGAGTTCGTCCTGTAGGGGACTGAAACTAAGCCGGGTGCCGTCGGAGGTTTGATCTTGAAAAGCCACGGCGAAGTTCAGCCGGGAACTGCCTACCACCACATGCGACCGGCCATTAATGGTGTCGGTGACGACTGAGATATCAGCGGGGAATTGGTTTATCGGATAAACCTTGCTGGTGGACCCGACAATCACGCCCAGCACACGCTCCTTGCGATCCAATCGTCCGTCATCGTTGTCCACCGGAAACAGCAAACGATTGTCATTGGTGCGATAGTCTCCGTAAGGGTAGCGACCGTAGGAACGGCTGTAGCCGGTATTGGTGGAAACAACGGGCGCCTGTGGGTACATTTTCTTCCAGGTATCCCAGCCGGTCTCTACCACCGGGAATAACTCGGCTGACTTTCCGGCGAGATTGCCGTTTACCGAGAGTAGTTTCATCTGTGACCAGTTGCTGCCGGAGGCGCGGTCGTAGGGAATGAGGTTGGTGTTGTAAAGCAGTCCGGAAACGCCAAAGGTGGTCACCGTACCGCTCAAACTACGATCCCAGACAATGCCCGATCCGGTCAGGGGGCAATAGGTGACGGCGAAGAAACTGTTCTGAATCTCGTCGTTCATAATCTCATGCCAGTCCAAAATAGGGTGCGGATAGGCTCTTTGCTCACCATGCAGGCTAACCCCGAGCACCAGATCATTGGAACCCAGAAAACTCGCCTGGGCGGCGTCGATCAAGTTGGGATTGCTTAGTGCCGGAATGCCGTCCTTACCGGGGCCGCCGTCGAAGACCTCATCCAGAGGTATCAACCATTCTCCGGACAGTTGCCCGGAGTTGGTGCCGGATTGATCACTGCAACCAGAGGTGAGGGCAATCGAAGCGGCTGATATCAACATGAGAATTGACTTAAACATAGTTAACTCCATTCTATAAGCTCCAAGGTTGGGACGCCTGCTTGTCCCCCAGATTGAAAAACAGTGCTACAGATAGCCTGTAATCAGTTGTCAATTGTGTGCCGTCAAGCTTTCGATACAAAGGCAGTTCACCGGCAACTCCGGCCGACACAGCCTTCGAGATTTCATAGCTCAGTCCCGGCGCCAGATTCAACCAGCGGCCTCCACTGTTTGGCAATTCCTGATCGGCAAACCGGTCGGCTGTCACGCTGCGATAACGGAACCCGGCTGTGATATCCGTTTTGCCAAAAGATCGGTAGGTGCCGCTGAGTGTGGCCACCAACTCATCGCCGAAATTGTAACCTTCCGACGATGTTCCAAACCGATTGTTGGTTCCGGTAAACCGGTAGGTAGCCGAAGCAGTGACGCCGATGGGCAGATGACGATAGAGTCCTTGAGAAAGATACCCCCACAGAACTGCGTCCCAGGCTCCACTCCCCGGTTGCATGTCGGCCGCGATGAGAATGTTGTTGGAACGTAGCGACGACTCGCCGAAAGGGATCTTTACACCTGCGCCGACAGCAACCTGGCGTTGCGACTGAACGGAGTATGGAATCAGATTGTACTTGAGCAAAAGCAGCCCGTCACCTATCCCCCGCGTCCTAAGAAACTCTCCGGCGCCGTGGCCGGCCTGGCTGGTTCGTTCTTGCTGGAGCAGTGTGAACAGACCCGACACGGTAAGTCGTCCAGACAGGCCATAGCTTATCTCCATCAATCCGGCATGCACGGAGCGACGGCGGGTATCGTCGGTCAGTTGATCGCTGCCGGAGACGACGTCAGAAATAGAATTGTACTGGTAGGTAAAGCCGAACTGCCAGACGCCGGCCGCCGAGGTGGGCAACTCCAGTGCATTGGTCAAAGGAGCCCCGCCGCAGCTACATGCCTGACTGAACACCGAACTGGACAGCAAACTCAAAACCAGGACCTCAGCAAGCCATATAGTAACAGACTTTGACATTACATTCCTTTCCGATGTGGGCGCCTTCCAGCCGTGGCGGAACAACTGGCTCCGACGACCACACTTCAACATGGCATTAATTGGTCGCTATAATCCAAATTATGTTACAATATGGTGGGGAGAATATGCTGGCCGGGTTATAGCATCGCCGAAGGCTGCTGGAGCGCCGCGTAACTAATTGCTGGTCTTCCCGATAGCGTCGCGTACCCGCTTCTTCGCAGCGTCTGTCAACCTGAAGTGCGATTCCTGTAATGACGATTCCTCCGGCATTGACGTACCGAGAATCGACCTGATATGCAATAGCTGCCGTCTGTAACGGCGACAGAATCGACAAAACAGCAAGTGTACCCTAACCCTGAGTCTACCTGACCAGGCAAGTCTTTCATCGAGCCCCTGCGATGTTAGCTCAGCGGTCTGATCGCAACTGAGCATCAACTTTTCAAGCGGTCGGGCGACCAGTTGTCTTATCCCGCCGGAATGGTTGGGTCTCATGGTTTGACTTTATTTAGTTCCATCCATTGTTGTTCCAAACAGTTTCTTAACTGCTTTCGGGCACGGTGTAGGCTAACTCGCAGATTGGTCGGACTAACCCCCATAACGTTACAGATTTCTTCGACCGGCATTTGTTCCACTTCGCGCAGAACAAACAATATCGCTGGTTTCTGAGGCAATCGATCCAGACACGCGTTGAGGTATGTCCAAAACTCGTGGCGCTCGGTTGGGTCCTGCGGATCGATCAACCACTCCCCCGGTCTTTGGGGCTCGGTTGACTCTACTGTGGTCCTGTCTTCCGCCCCGAGGTCCATCTCTTTGCCCATGCGTCGAAAACTATCGATGATTTTCCGTTTCAGAATACCGGTAAGCCAGGTGCGTTCGGTCGAATGCCCTTGGAACGAAGTCCGGGCCTTTAATGCAGCCAGAAGAGTCTCCTGTACTGCATCCTCGGCAAGTTGTGGATCGCGCAAGCGCAGCAGCGCGAAACGATACAGGTAGTCGCCATACGAGGCGACCCATTCACGCGGATCGGACAGCCCGGCCCTGGCCGATTCAGGTCCTGCCTTGGAGTGGGTCTGAGTTGTCTCTTTTTTGTCGGTGTCCATCACTTGATAAACAGCCAGATCGGCGTCGCTGTTTCCGGGAAGGTTGGTTGCCGGAGGGAGCCCCCCCAACCATGGGTGGGGCTTGTATGCTATTACGGACTAGTCTATGGGCAAGCTGGCGGTGGCGGGCCACCGGTGAACATGAAATCGTTGAGATATACGAGATCGGGCATCTCGGCGGACGAACCGTCACCATTTACATCTGCTTCCACCGTACACGGCGCGGGCGGACCTCCCGTGAACATGAAATCAGCCAGATATACCAAGTCCGAGATATCAATAGCTTCACCGGCATCACCGTCGACATTCCCACGAATACCGACGCAGCAAGGCGGCGGCATTCCTTTGAGTACCGTACCGCCAAGATAACCCGGGCCACTGTTTGGCCACGACATACCGGCCATAACGAACCCGCCATCGTCAGTCGATACGATACTACCCGCCGCCTCGTTGTCGAGTCCATTGATTGTCTGCGACCATTCTTCGACCCCATTCTCATCTACTTTTAGCACATAGAGATCATAACCGACAGCACCATAGTCATCGGTGTTGCCCGCAAGGAGGTATCCTCCGTCATCAGTGGTGGCAGCGCAGATCACCATCTCATGATTCGGCCCGCCATAGATGTTATCCCACAATACTTGCGTCCCCGTGCTGTCAATCATCATCAGGCGCTGGTCGCTGGTGCCGTTTGAGTACTCCACGTTGCCCGCGATGGCATACCCGGTGCCGAGGACTTCAAAAACAGCCATGGGTATATCCTCATCCGCTCCCCCGAAGGTGTGATCCCACTCGACATTGTAGTTTGTATCGTACTTCACCGCTCGAATATCGGTACCGTTGGCTCCGCCGGTCGGCCAGTCGGTGACACAGATGGTTCCCCCGTCCGAGGTCTCTCGGGCATCCATGCTGTACGGGTAATAAAGTGTCTCCCCAATGTTCATTTCGCGAAGGAAGTTGCCATTGGCGTCAAGCCACAACACAGATGGCTTAATGGGGTCGTCCCCCTGCATCGCAATCACGTACCCGCCGGTTGACGTTTGATACACACTGAAACCAAAGTCACCCTGGGACGGGTGTTCATACCATTCCTGATCGCCGTACTTGTCCAGCTTGACCAGAGTAAAACCTTCCTCATTGGTTAGCAGCATGAATCCATCATCGGCCGTTGGTTCGAGCAGCGGGTGGTCCTGCCAATAGCCCCGCCCATCCGGGGAAGACTGCGCATGGCCGCTGGAGCGTTCGGCGGCAGGCGTTTTGAGAAAAGGTCCACAGCATGGCTCATCCCAGGCGATGCTCCCACACGCATCAACCTTCCAGAGGTGGTAATAGCACTCAGGCGCCCAAGTCTCTACCTGACCGGCGACGAGATAGCCGCCATCGAATGTCGGCTGCACGGCATTGACCGTGTAATATCCCTCTGATTCTTCGAATTGTCCACTCCACTCTTTCAACGCCTCCGGGTCCTGCTCCGGATTGTAGGTGTATGGGCAGATGTCGTTAACACTCGTGATTCCGTCCAGATCAGGATCAATATCGTAGTAAAAGCCGATCGGCTCAAGGTTCACCCCATCCGGTCGCCACACCGTAAACCATGCGAAGCACGGATCGCAGTCAAGATTGGATACGTCTACCGAGTGGAATCTCGCTCCTGGAGTATCGAGTAGGAACTTATTCCACAACGGCTTTGCCACCAAGGACGCCGGGGCAGGCTCGCCGCAATGGTTGTCTTCGGAGTAGATTTCGAGATCAACCATACACCAACTGTCGCCGATCTCCCATTCCAGTGTGCCTGTGTTATCATTATACGATATAGAGTGCAATGTCGGGAGCGGTCCCCCCTCCGATGACGTTGGCATTAATGTTCCAAGGTCTCCACCGTTGACACTCTTGTAGAACCATTCGTATGACATCGATTGGCTCTGGTAATTTAGGCAGTCAAAGAACACAACGCCAGTGCCGTCCAGGTAGTCCATTTTATTGTCAGTAACACA
The window above is part of the Candidatus Zixiibacteriota bacterium genome. Proteins encoded here:
- a CDS encoding DUF3179 domain-containing protein, which translates into the protein MFKSILMLISAASIALTSGCSDQSGTNSGQLSGEWLIPLDEVFDGGPGKDGIPALSNPNLIDAAQASFLGSNDLVLGVSLHGEQRAYPHPILDWHEIMNDEIQNSFFAVTYCPLTGSGIVWDRSLSGTVTTFGVSGLLYNTNLIPYDRASGSNWSQMKLLSVNGNLAGKSAELFPVVETGWDTWKKMYPQAPVVSTNTGYSRSYGRYPYGDYRTNDNRLLFPVDNDDGRLDRKERVLGVIVGSTSKVYPINQFPADISVVTDTINGRSHVVVGSSRLNFAVAFQDQTSDGTRLSFSPLQDELPSIMIDDEGTTWDVFGYGISGPRAGEQLTQSRSFVAYWFAWAAFYPGAAIHP
- a CDS encoding sigma-70 family RNA polymerase sigma factor is translated as MDTDKKETTQTHSKAGPESARAGLSDPREWVASYGDYLYRFALLRLRDPQLAEDAVQETLLAALKARTSFQGHSTERTWLTGILKRKIIDSFRRMGKEMDLGAEDRTTVESTEPQRPGEWLIDPQDPTERHEFWTYLNACLDRLPQKPAILFVLREVEQMPVEEICNVMGVSPTNLRVSLHRARKQLRNCLEQQWMELNKVKP